The sequence aataaaacccctctatttataggggaaatttactcctagtctgagtaaaagacggatgcttcaaatcctaatagatatcaatgtagatcttgatagacatttactataatgtaaatatatttataacactcccccttgaatgtctaattggtagataatgtgcctcgttaaaaccttactagaaaaaactcagtaggaaaaaaaatctagtgaaggaaaaatagtacacatctctaataatacacatttcggcttcctcattaaaaaccttacaaagaaaatccagtgggataaaatctcgtaagaaaaaaagagtacaacgcgtattaactccccctaatgagaacatccttgacctttgcatctcgatcttgtgcaacatcttcttgaaagttgtaattggagaagatttggtgaataaatcagtcacattgtcagttgaacgaatctattgtacgttaatatcatcattctattgtacgttaatatcatcattcttttgtagctcatgtatgtagaaaacctttggcaaaatgtgctttgttctatctccaTATATGAATCCACCCTTAAGAtatgctatgtatgctgaattatctctgtataacattgtgggtagattgtcatatttcacaccatatttttctcgaatgagatgtatcatcgacctcaaccatacatattctcagcttgcttcatgaatagctattatctcagcattattcgatgaagtggctacgatagactgttttgtatatctccaagatatggcagtaccaccacatttgaacacatagcctatttgagaccgagctttatgtgggtcagataagtacccaacatcagcatggccaataagatcaggactgcaatctttagaatacaacgagctcatgtgttttatctcattttgatgtctcatagtggGATCataaatataccttgctaacaaattgactgaaaaggctataggccttgtagtatttgcaaggtacatgagtgcatcaattgcactaagatatgtgtcaaagatattgatgatatatcattttgtatcggttcacaatgcgacataacatttgagatctcatcactttattattttcaggtacatgaacctctcataaggtttcatgaagtggtatgCCGTAGGCTCTTCAAAAGCtcattaccttcttattatgattatttgctccttatttttcaagaactatttcatttggaaccgatcagtctaccacgcttcacgcatgcataaaCTTTGTcatttaggaacacaaaataagagcacttgcgcttaatatgagattcTTTCagcatttaacttgaattatcttttggatgaggatattgtgataatttcctaacatatttcatagcgcttataatctcccccttatgttaggaaaactaacatacattctctaattctttgaggaatccatcgttgtgcattatggtatattcattaatcgtataccgcacatcaaaattattagatggaataattggttcccgaccttgaaccaattgagaggaaagaaataatcataattatggtctaatgcatacaaaggttattgcaatatatcatatttcagaccaatacattaagttttgttctcattaataatggtttagatatttatctaagacattcaatgctaaaccatcatcatcaagatgaattatcttgattacccaatttgaaaattatgctcaatttatattgaacaagtaacctTATGAATgccaaacgtaggttgaccatgaatgtacatgtgatcattttattgatgcatcttttcaacatatcacatgataggtgaacgggccgtTGTTCACCttttagaattttcagatttgaagggatccaatcccaatattagttggtctaaccaacttatcatgagaacaaccgacataaacaattcttgaagaatcttctaattcttcaatacatgcacatctttgagatgtcacaatcgttcatatcaatttatgaacttttattctagtaaactccaagtttaccatgaaatgtactttttctttaataaatttcagatttactattacatgaataaatttcaaattcactacttcagaagtagattttaaaattattcaacctctttcggaggtgagttgtgatgaagtacacgtttgcattaataagtttctcattccccagtaatggaatataatcgtgccttaagtctatcaaattatgatagcttataacctctttcaagattttactacttcagaagcaaatcaagcatacatataatgtagagaatttttctctagcatatcttataatcatataagcgtgtgaaaatatcatcacttttgatgatcattatcatattatccctccacgcgtatatttgtgcatttaatcacttgtcttctttcagacatattatgcactgctaccacatacacctcaagaatgaagtaagttgtcagatttcagacttatcatatattgctaccacattcacttcatagaatggagcatattcaattggtcgaatttcatgacttttcatccaatacccattattttgccttagccatcataatatatcaatacggtgcattgagattcaaactcaacgtcttatccatataaaggcgtcttaggcataaatcgatgggacttgaacccaacatgttatcatctcttttgataatattgttcttgagaaataaattcaaaatataaatggttctaaatcaattatttttactcaaatccaataataattatattattagtagcaaaagacagataacataagaaattacaaaccttgaaattacctttagatttataatctaaCCTTATTTGGCAGAATTCCGTGTTGATAATCTAAATTAGTTAGTGACTCGAAAACTTGTGTAACCACGTATGAACAAatctcaattggtaagagacttcatgctgataacgtgttataaaataagaaaaaataaagaagaagagtagagagagtaattcttgtTTCTTCAAGGGGATGAAAGATCATcttgattgtaaatacaatgaacaaaatccctctatttactcctagtctgagtaaaagatggatgcttcaaatcctaatagatattaaagtagatcttgatagacattcactataatgtaaatacatttataacagtcCTTATTTTGTGAAGTGTGTTTTGTAAGACTTATGAAGTGTATCTCGTAAGACTCATGTAGCTATAAGTGTAGTCTTTTATAAGATGTTGACTATGTATGTACGTATGAATAAAAAGCTACTGCTGAACTTTATCTTCTCCTTCTCTTAAGCTTCAAATTCTAACAGGCCTTTCTAAAGTTTCATAGAAGGGAGATGTAAGGTAAAACAACTGAATGCCTTAATGACttggcatgatctgaaatgcgttGGGAGCACTgtcaaagaataaaaaaagatgagATTAGTATGATGTTGACTTAGTTTGGACAGCGAATCCGCGTGATTACTTTTCCCAACTGATCGAAAGCCAGTTCAGTACCTTAGACCTGACTGTCAGGGCTGTACTCATGGGCTTTCGATAGGTGAAAAGCAATCAAATAAAAGTTCTTTTACCCATCGTCGCCCTACTAAGACACTTTAGAAGGGTGAACCTGCATTAAATTACTACTTTTATCAGGTTGACAATTAATTCcttcatttcaaaataagtgaattgttggggtatttaatggtgtttcaaaataaatcaatcattgaatttttttccaaatttacccttataaatttgacaatcaattaatttttgaaaatatattacaaGGTCAGTTTTTTTTTAGGagtaaaaatggaaagttgtgttaaatttatgtgtttttccCTTAATCcgtgtgccaaaatccaacaatttatttattataaaacggagggagtacttccTTTGTTCATTTTTACGTGTCcgctatattaaaaatagatgtccACTTTTATTTGTTCaagagataatttattatcttatACCTATTTTAACCTTATAATTCAATGCTATTCATTTTCAGTGTGTggatgacttataataaatagTGGATATAATAATATTACCATTTTATTTGTTGCTTCTTAAGGGGTGTGACAGTTAAACATGAACAAGTAAATAAGGATGAAAGGAATAAGTCGTATTAGGGATATAAGCATACCATTGGTGCATAATACTTAAACTTTGTATCTACAAGTGACAATGTTAACCTATAATGCAGGAACTCCAGCAATAAAAGATCGTATGTTTCAGTTTGAACCAACTATGCCTATCATGAACTCCTCAGATTTAGTTTGGACAAGCATGGGGAATTTGACAATGCAGAAACTCATTTTTGACATGATGGTTCACAACAACAAAGCTATGAAATCAGCAGATTGGCTGATTTGCAACTCAACATATGATCTTGAACCAGGAGCCTTCAAACTAGCACCAGAGATTGTGCCTATAGGTCCCCTTTTGTTTAGCAATTATCTCGAACTGAGCACGTTGCCTCCAGAAGCAGAACCCAGTATTTCTTCTAAAGAATCTCCTAATTCACAGGCCGGATCCTTCTTGCCCGAGGACTTTACTTGCCTAAACTGGCTTGATCAACAACCATTATGCTCAGTTGTGTATGTTGCCTTTGGGAGCACCACAATATTCAATGAAGCTCAATTTCAAGAATTATCTCTGGGGCTTGAACTATCAAACAAACCGTTCTTATGGGTTGTAAGAACTAATGCTACAAAtgctaaaattaatattttcttgaaaagttTTGTGGACAGAATAGGGAGGCAAAAAGGGAAAATAGTGAGTTGGGCACCCCAACAAAAGGTTTTAAGTCATCCTAGTGTAGGTTGTTTTGTTAGCCATTGTGGTTGGAATTCCACAATAGAAGCAATAAGCAATGGAGTTCCAATCTTGTGTTGGCCTTATTTTGCTGACCAGTTTATGAACAAGAGTTACATTTGTGATATATGGAAGGTTGGATTAGGACTACAGAAAGTGGATAATGAGATCATTAGTTGTGGAgaaattaaggataaaatggagCACTTGCTAGGAAATGATGCATTCAAGAAAAGAGCTTTGAAACTCAAGGAAATGACTATGAACTCAGTGAAAGAAGGTGGTAGGTCTCGCCAGAATTTGATAAATTTCTTTGAATGGATTAAATCATcataaagaaattgaagaaagattCAATGTTTCTGCTTAATTGTGTGGTGtggtttttattatgttttaccAAGTGTATTCTGTTTTTGTAATTTGTTTCTCATTGGGGCAACAAAAAAGGCTACAATGACTTTCAGCGGATTGAAATGATTTTTCAATATCTTATAATTTTTTGAGCATTGGAGGCTTTAAATAATAGTCAtcttacaattaaaaaaaatcagcattatttgaaattcaaactatagtaaaatatctttaaattaatACTGTTGAGActatgaaatattattattttatagagATATTATTTAATTGGtacattaatatttataatattaatttaaagagtCTTTCAAAATTTAAGGTAGAGGGGTGATTTTGAATATCTTACTAATTTGTGAACttgtaaaaacaacattcatgaACTTGAGGTCATGATTAATGATTTTGATTACCGCAATAAGATGAATGTCAATATTGTGTTGGATTACCTGAGTGAAAACGATACACATTCAAAGGTTCAAAGGTTAAAAGAAATTGTGGATACCTCAGAGAAAACAGAGTTGATGATGAAGTTGAAGACGATACAACACCTTTGGAACCGGTTACTCATAAGAACACGCTTATTGCATCTAGAAATCTTTACAATTTTTTGGTGCAGTTCGAGAAGATAACATTAGAACTTTTGGATGCAATAAGAAAAGTTAAAGATGAGCTTCAACTAGATCTAAATTTTAACAAACAAATGCTAGAATCatatttcactaaatttttttagtttttttgtttgtttgtaattttaaataattattaatctATAATATTAATGAGATTATATATTATATAGGGGTTTTCCAAAAATATACTAACATATTATCTTATCGAAATCACTAATATTTTTCACTGGTCCAAGTCAGGAATGGAGAATAATATTATCTTAGAAGTTTATTAATTTA comes from Capsicum annuum cultivar UCD-10X-F1 chromosome 2, UCD10Xv1.1, whole genome shotgun sequence and encodes:
- the LOC107858751 gene encoding UDP-glycosyltransferase 83A1 — encoded protein: MGKLHILMIPYPVQGHVIPFMQLAQSLAKYGFKITFAISESSHMCILNSLSGKNSLHDQIHLISVLDESESGDKNVPGSIFEAIFKVMPRKIEKLIQENNTSEVDQISCVIADLCFGWAMELAEKMRIKRATFITAAAANLLLGFNIPELIDDGIIDNDGTPAIKDRMFQFEPTMPIMNSSDLVWTSMGNLTMQKLIFDMMVHNNKAMKSADWLICNSTYDLEPGAFKLAPEIVPIGPLLFSNYLELSTLPPEAEPSISSKESPNSQAGSFLPEDFTCLNWLDQQPLCSVVYVAFGSTTIFNEAQFQELSLGLELSNKPFLWVVRTNATNAKINIFLKSFVDRIGRQKGKIVSWAPQQKVLSHPSVGCFVSHCGWNSTIEAISNGVPILCWPYFADQFMNKSYICDIWKVGLGLQKVDNEIISCGEIKDKMEHLLGNDAFKKRALKLKEMTMNSVKEGGRSRQNLINFFEWIKSS